taaccaaacattttaatttagtgTTTACTTCCGGTCACTCCAGCAGTGCCAATCGGGCACTAAGAGAAGCATAATACTGGAAAGAGTTTGTAAACAAAAGTGAAGTTACAATTTTCCTTGGGAGGAAACAAGTACAGTAAAAATGGTAACTAATTTCGATTACGCAAGTGATTATCATTTGTATTATATTAATTCTCTATGACTCATAAGCTTGCTGGTAATTTCATATCCAAATCACAAATATAGTGCTTTGCAGATTTCGAGGCATTGAAACTATCGAGACTAGCAATGCATTTCATGCTAATTAACTGCAAACCCTTGATTTGATCCTAGTTTACTGGAGAatatttctcttcttcattgatCCATGGATCGATATTtatcttgatttaaaatttagattgattTCTTGAAATAAATGTTATCTCCAAATTCCACATatacttttttatatcaataaatttattattttattggaacCAACATCTACATCaatcaagattaattttttaaaaaacttttgtgctattttgattatttaattgttaaaaaaaaaaaacttccaaacaaatcaataataacTAATGCCCTATTTGTTTCGTGGAAAtaagttttcttttggaaagtgaattccagaaaaagtgaattttaaaaaaatattttccgatgtttggtagtgtaatgaaaaaaaaaattagaaaacattttccagtgtttggttatgttatggaaaatgagttgaaaaataacttattaatgttttatttttttcaagtttattaaaataataaggaacaaatcttacaaattaaaaagttgaatgagaatgaaattgaaaaaaaatataatttcataaattatttcagataaaataaataataatcaaaataatagagataaaataaaaaataaaaaaattgaaagatagagaaattaaaataataataattaacatttcataaatgatttcaaataaaataagtaacaatcaaaagaatgagaaccaaatttgataaataaaaattttcaataaaaaaatgataagaaaaaaacaaatagcaattataaaaataaggaccaaagttaatataaaaattaaattttaaaagataaaattaaaaaataaatattcaaaacaaaatatatatagcaatcaaaagtttgaggatcaaatttgatataatcagcaaataataatatttctaaatttttcacaacttccgaaaagtattttctgcctaaattttccaggaaaacacttttctaaaaccaagctaaatttttctttgactgaaaagtgttttccgttgaccaacttttctaatggcaaacaaacacatgaaagtttggaaagtgttttcctgaaaaccactttccagaaaacaaacacagttaaaagaaaaaacacttttctgaaaaccaagtcaaatttttctttaacaggaaagtgtttttcattgactggaaagtgtttttcgttgaccggaaagtgttttttgttgaccattttttctaataacgaacaaacacaggaaagtttggaaagtgatttttcaaaaattatttttcaggaaATAAACATGGCCTAATATATCTaagtaaataaatcaaaataactctAGCTCAAAagcatgtaattttttatatatataaaaaaaaacaaaatattcaatACATTATAGCCGGTAACAGTAAAATATGAGAGTAGGAAAACCTGCATGGAGCTCTTGAAACAATTGATAGGGTTTCAAGTGATCTATTCTCTGAAAGGTAAAATCTTTGGCCTGAAGCCACATTCATTTCGTCCAGTCCTCCATACAGGCAGtacaagaaaccaagaaaatgtGAATGACACAAACGCAAGTGTCAAAACATTGGAAACAGTCGGGTGAACGGGTGTCCAACCCTTAACCCGAGCCAAATACTTCAATGCTCCCTCGAAAACCATGGAAATTCCTTGCaggacaaagaaccaagtgaccTCCCATGTGGGTCTCGTCCCACAAGAGATGTAGTAGAACATAAGCTCATGCATTATGCCTGAAATCACAAGGTTAGTAATCATGGCCAGTATCCTTGCTTTGCCAACTCCGACGAAACCCACTAAAACATTTTGGGTAGGTTCATATATTGTTTGCCTCAAAATGTTTGAAGACAACAGATTCCACCTTCTACCCCAAAAATCTTGTAAAGATGTCGCTAAATACGGCTTGTTGAATAGTGTCACTAGCTCATACCTTGCCATGATTGATGAtagagttttaaaactcaaagaAAGAGTTAAATGTGAGTGAGTATTTTCCTGGATCTTGAGAGGAAAAATGGCAATTGCAACAAAGTCCAAGTAGTTTTTGCAAGCAGTGAGAGGTCCATTGTTGAAGCAAAAGAGGAGAAGCTTGAAAGATGTGATCCATGTGATAAAGAAAGATAAGACTCCTCTGAGAAGACTTGATGTGAAATACCAAGGAAAGATGGTCAGTAGGTAAAATGTGGGGAGGAGAAATAAGACCCTTGTCAGGCCTTTTGTCATGTATGTAGCCAGGACATAAAAATACCCTAGTGAAGACAAGAGGAGAGCAATGGGATTGCTCAAGTTCTTGGTTTCATCCTCCATTTTAGCTCTTTATCTTTAGATAGCAAAGATAGTTGTATATTAgaggtgagtaaaaaaatcgataaactgattaaactaaaaaaatcaaaaaaaaattgaaaaaaccaaaccgggaaaaaaaacagaattaaccgattaaaaaatcacaaaaaaattccggtttgattcggttcggtttcggttttcaaaatctgaaaccgattgaaccgaatcgaaccgaatCGGTTCAACCAAACCAgcacttaaaaaagaaaacaactatAAATAGGATGCTTTTTCTAACCCTAAGCCAACTTTGCTATCTGCATTCCCTGAACAAAAAAGTAGCTGCCCCTCCCTCTTTCTTTATCCATCTCTCCCCTCCCCTTCCCTTTCTCTCTGCATATCTCC
The Populus nigra chromosome 3, ddPopNigr1.1, whole genome shotgun sequence genome window above contains:
- the LOC133689167 gene encoding probable long-chain-alcohol O-fatty-acyltransferase 3, yielding MEDETKNLSNPIALLLSSLGYFYVLATYMTKGLTRVLFLLPTFYLLTIFPWYFTSSLLRGVLSFFITWITSFKLLLFCFNNGPLTACKNYLDFVAIAIFPLKIQENTHSHLTLSLSFKTLSSIMARYELVTLFNKPYLATSLQDFWGRRWNLLSSNILRQTIYEPTQNVLVGFVGVGKARILAMITNLVISGIMHELMFYYISCGTRPTWEVTWFFVLQGISMVFEGALKYLARVKGWTPVHPTVSNVLTLAFVSFTFSWFLVLPVWRTGRNECGFRPKILPFRE